Proteins from a single region of Juglans microcarpa x Juglans regia isolate MS1-56 chromosome 5S, Jm3101_v1.0, whole genome shotgun sequence:
- the LOC121267727 gene encoding uncharacterized protein LOC121267727 produces MREEVISSGGTIHPASAASSAGASSPAVPTNVGSIDGSNHGHGSKAASLSCVGSQPPRTSMSTSAGGSAFGSSRPSCRPWERGDLLRRLATFKPSNWLWKPKVISSLSCAQRGWINVDVDKIECESCGAYLSFALIPSWTPSEVQNAAEAFAKQLDAVHNVSCPWRGNSCPDSLVQFPPTPQSALIGGYKDRCDGLVQFQYLPIVAASAIEKMQVSHGPQVECFLFGEVDTKPESIPEHESSQDGAFCLYSRAQKLISLCGWEPIWVLNVQDCEEHSAQSARNGCSVGPNQAKGHLSQDPGTVKKPLTAVVKKDTGKSKVLVKDSICESRLPLLDCCLCGATVRISDFVTVPRPARFTPNNVEIPDASKKLGLTRGVSAASGISGWVAADDTEREHTEDRDEVATTNDGKLLPNTDVDLNLTMAGGLPFTQFDRTTMLENIHDADMGRDLIIGQPSGSEVGDHAASYESRGPSSRKRSLEKGGSSCYRPHIRLQQADSVEGTVIDRDGDEVTDGGKYSAGPSKRARESDIFDTYCSSYNRDTSGAGPSHSMGFEICTDGNRVALFREGVDQVIRIQSARDSTRASSVIAMDTGFHSVNDDSMESVENHPADVDDVHFPSSSIYGNLDMNDTSELDYSNQAQQSIGFRPAVAVPGEMGISSTNDGEELFNAETVTVQARDGFSFGISGGSVGMCASHEAEIHGADASVHRADSVVGDVEPRAEDAENQGQTGESATDPGLMDEIVPDEINREDPHGDSQEILPRSIGREDSSSKVDGSAKTESVESGEKISQSDKLVPENNAHPSLSCNANKTTKKEVTNAGPPKGKSNYEEAMEFDPIVHHNQFCPWVNGNVATAGCNSCGSSTGADAIALCGWQLTLDALDALRSFGNIAIQMVQSESAASLYKDDHHNRDQKVLRHHSISRSHGRH; encoded by the exons ATGCGAGAGGAGGTTATCAGCTCCGGAGGGACCATTCACCCAGCTTCTGCTGCCAG TTCTGCTGGGGCATCCTCACCTGCTGTTCCTACAAATGTTGGCAGTATAGATGGGTCCAATCATGGACATGGCTCCAAAGCAGCTTCTTTGTCCTGTGTTGGTTCACAACCACCACGGACTTCCATGAGCACAAGTGCTGGTGGTTCAGCTTTTGGATCATCTAGACCTTCATGTAGACCATGGGAAAGAGGGGATTTACTAAGACGTTTGGCTACCTTCAAGCCCTCAAATTGGTTGTGGAAGCCTAAG GTTATCAGTTCATTGTCTTGTGCTCAGAGAGGTTGGATAAACGTCGATGTTGAtaaaatagaatgtgaatcaTGTGGTGCATATTTGAGTTTTGCATTGATACCATCTTGGACCCCTTCTGAAG TTCAAAATGCTGCTGAAGCCTTTGCCAAACAGCTGGATGCTGTGCACAATGTTAGTTGTCCTTGGAGGGGAAATAGCTGCCCAGATAGCTTGGTGCAGTTTCCTCCAACTCCTCAGTCTGCCCTAATTGGGGGATATAAGGATAGATGTGATGGACTTGTGCAGTTTCAATATCTTCCCATTGTGGCTGCATCAGCAATTGAGAAAATGCAGGTTTCTCACGGCCCACAGGTTGAATGCTTTTTGTTTGGGGAAGTAGATACTAAACCAGAGAGTATCCCAGAACATGAAAGCTCTCAAGATGGGgcattttgtttatattctcGT GCCCAGAAACTTATAAGCCTCTGTGGGTGGGAACCAATTTGGGTTTTAAATGTTCAAGACTGCGAAGAGCATTCTGCTCAATCAGCTAGGAATGGATGTTCTGTTGGCCCTAACCAGGCCAAGGGCCATCTATCACAAGATCCTGGAACGGTCAAGAAACCACTGACTGCTGTAGTTAAAAAAGACACTGGGAAGAGTAAAGTGTTGGTTAAGGATTCTATATGCGAGTCCAGGTTACCTTTGCTAGATTGTTGCTTATGTGGTGCTACAGTTAGGATATCAGATTTTGTTACAGTTCCTCGACCTGCACGTTTCACTCCCAACAATGTTGAAATTCCTGATGCAAGCAAAAAATTGGGATTAACACGTGGAGTTAGTGCAGCCAGTGGAATTAGTGGTTGGGTTGCTGCTGATGATACAGAAAGAGAACATACTGAAGACCGTGATGAAGTTGCAACGACAAACGATGGAAAATTGCTGCCAAATACAGATGTTGATCTTAATCTCACAATGGCAGGTGGTTTACCTTTTACTCAGTTTGACAGGACAAcaatgttggaaaatattcatgaTGCAGATATGGGTAGGGACCTAATAATTGGGCAACCCTCAGGCAGTGAGGTTGGTGACCATGCAGCTTCATATGAATCACGAGGTCCCAGCTCTCGCAAACGAAGCTTGGAGAAAGGGGGAAGCTCCTGTTATAGACCACACATAAGGCTGCAGCAAGCTGATAGTGTTGAGGGCACAGTCATTGATCGTGATGGTGATGAAGTCACAGATGGGGGAAAATATTCAGCTGGGCCTTCGAAGCGTGCTCGTGAATCTGACATATTTGATACATACTGTTCATCATATAATAGAGATACATCTGGTGCTGGTCCTAGTCATTCAATGGGTTTCGAAATATGCACTGATGGCAACAGAGTTGCTTTGTTTCGGGAAGGAGTTGACCAAGTTATAAGGATCCAATCGGCTAGGGATTCGACGCGTGCATCATCGGTCATTGCTATGGATACTGGTTTCCATAGTGTGAATGATGACTCCATGGAAAGTGTTGAAAATCATCCTGCAGATGTTGACGATGTTCATTTCCCCTCTTCTAGTATATATGGCAATTTGGACATGAATGATACATCCGAATTGGACTATAGTAACCAAGCTCAGCAGAGCATTGGCTTCCGGCCAGCTGTTGCTGTCCCTGGAGAAATGGGTATCAGTAGTACAAATGATGGGGAAGAACTTTTCAATGCAGAGACCGTGACTGTTCAAGCGAGGGATGGGTTTAGTTTTGGAATTAGTGGAGGAAGTGTTGGGATGTGTGCTAGTCATGAGGCTGAAATTCATGGGGCTGACGCATCTGTTCATAGAGCTGATAGTGTAGTTGGCGATGTGGAACCTAGAGCAGAAGATGCTGAAAATCAGGGCCAAACGGGTGAATCTGCTACAGATCCTGGACTTATGGATGAGATTGTCCCAGATGAGATTAACAGGGAAGATCCCCATGGTGATAGCCAGGAAATATTACCTCGATCCATTGGAAGGGAAGATAGCAGCTCAAAAGTTGATGGTTCTGCAAAAACTGAATCGGTTGAAAGTGGTGAAAAGATAAGTCAAAGTGACAAGTTGGTACCAGAGAACAATGCCCACCCTTCTCTTTCTTGCAATGCTaataaaacaacaaagaaagagGTTACAAATGCTG GGCCTCCAAAAGGGAAAAGCAACTATGAGGAAGCTATGGAATTTGATCCAATTGTCCATCACAACCAGTTCTGCCCCTGGGTGAATGGAAATGTTGCAACTGCTGGTTGTAATAGTTGTGGTTCCAGCACTGGTGCTGATGCTATTGCGCTTTGTGGGTGGCAGTTGACACTAGATGCACTGGACGCTTTGCGATCATTTGGCAATATCGCAATTCAAATGGTACAGTCTGAGTCAGCAGCCTCTTTGTATAAG